The genomic DNA acaaggaaagcaTGCACTGGGTATTTACGTAAAAGACAGCCAAGAACAGGAACTAATGCAAGTTAAAAATTGGAACTTACCGAATGTAcaggaaacaaaatatgaataTTGAAATAATGAATACACAAACAGAATGCTGGCCAGGAAAATCCATTACATGGTCAGTTTTTACAAAAGATCAAGGGAAAGGTGGATAAAGATAAAACCTGGCAATGGCTTACAACAGGAACATGacaaaagaaactgaaggcttgatttaggctgctcaagaacaagctgtTTCAACTAATAAAATCAAGACTCGAGTCGAAAAATCATCACGTGATTTAAAGTGGAGATTGtgggaaaacaaaaacaaccccAGAAAAAGCAATAAATCACAAGATCACACAAACTGATGATCAACAATGACATAACGTTAGTGGCCAAtgcaaacatctggctgacttcaCAATGAACAATAATCCCAACTATTTTGCAAAGCATCCTGAGCTGTAGCATTTCAAATAGGGATATCTATTCGCACATACTCACCTTCCTTGTTGGAAACTAGTTATGTCAGAAGAAAAGCTCGGTTAAAACTCTTCCTTCCGACATTATATGGGAAGAGGAAATGTACATGTGTAATATATGTGTTAAATCCGTCTTGTAAAAAGTACAAGTTTATCCCCTCAAACCAATATATAAACTGTTATCCAGAAGTAGCCGTAGTTAAGAGAAGTCAGAAATGATTATGGCCATCAATTTAGGTGACCGTGGAAAGGAATTGACTGTATTCATGGAGCAACTTAGTCCAAATTCAACAGCCTGTTGCGTTGCTATATACTTTCTAGAGACCTACTTCTGCATAGCAATCACTCAAAACAGCCCCTTAAGAGAACATATCAAGTGTGTCAGTCTcccattttcttcttctgtcccagaggttggttcctaccagttcgcacctatttggtagaaccagttcgtcaaatctaccgaaccggttagaagaggttccaccagtggacccggaaagcaggacacacctacagaagaggttccaaaattttttgaaacccaccactgccacacacacacacacacgcagagagagagagacagacagactgacacagagagagagagagagaaagagaaaggaaggaaaaaataaataaagaaaaaaagaaaaaagaaagaaaaagagtgagagagagatgaaagaagaaaaaaggaacaaagagacaaaaggaaggaaagagagagagaaagagaaagaaagaaagaaaaaaagaaagaaagagaaagaaagaaaaagagaaagaaagaaagagaaagaaagaaaacacatggctggcaagccattcccaccaggtcaaaaaagaaagaaagagaaagaaagaaagagagagagagagagaaagaaagaaagaaagaaagaaagaaaacacatggctggcaagccattcccaccaggtcaaaaaagaaagaaagagaaagaaagaaagaaagaaagagaaagaaagaaagagaaagaaagaaagaaaacacatggctggcaagccattcccaccaggtcaaaaaagaaagaaagagaaagaaagagaaagaaagaaagaaagaaagaaagaaagaaaacacatggctggcaagccactcccaccaggtcacatggccagcaagccactcccacaaaggaggccacacccacagagtaggttccaaaaagttttgaaacccaccactgttctgttcTAACATGTTTGCATGTGGTTTCTAGATCTAGGCACACGTGGGCCAGCAATACCACTCGGAGGTGAGGTCGGGGAGTTTCTAAGTTCCGTCGTGGAGAATATCCGTTTCCAAAATAAGCTCACTCTCACACTGAAAGGGAAGCAAAACTGGCATATTGGAACTGCTTCTGTAAGCCCCTGGAGAGGATGGAAGCATCTCTTTCTCCGATATGAGCCGTCCGTAGCGCTCTTCCTGGATACTTGCTGTGGAGGGGAGTGGCTCATTCCAAGCTACAATGGCATGCGCGGGTAACGACAACGGGGAATCTTCATCTTTTCGGTGGGGGTAGGAGGTCAACTCACCGCTCAGATGGACTCTCTGGGTGGCGGAAGGGCTGGGAACACAACAAGGGAGATGGTGGCCACCCAACAGGCTCCTGAACGCCCGCTGGAAGTCTACATTAAAAGCATAGATCACTGGGTTGATGGTGGAGTTGGCCCAGCCAAGCCACATGAAAAAATTGAAGATGAACGGGTTGACGCAGATCAGCTGTTCAGGGCCTCTGTCCGTGGTCCTTGTGTCACAAAAGGGCAACAGGCAATTGAGCAAGAAGAATGGCAGCCAGCAGCACACAAAGACTCCTAAGATGATGGTCAGGGTTTGGAGCAACTTGGTTTCCTTGCACAGGGAGCTGCGCAGAGAAGACACCGTCTCCTTCCCCTTGACCAAACCCAGGCCACCGGCTCTTTCCAAGGAGGAGATGCGACGGATCTGTGCCTTAGCAATGCGGAATATCTGCGCGTACATCCCGATCATGACGGAGACGGGAATGTAGAAGCTGACCAGGGAGGAGGCGATGGCGTAAGTACCGTTGAGACGAGTGTCACAGTGGTAGGGAAGCAAGTCGTGGGTCACCTGGGCGCTGTGCCAATGGAGGTGGACAGGGATGAAGGAAATGAGAACGGAGAGGGCCCAAGCCAACATGATCATCGCGAAGGCCAGGGACTGTGTCATCCGCCGCTCGTAGCAGAAGGGATTGGCAATGGCCCAGTAGCGATCCAGGCTGATGATGCAGAGGTGGAGGATGGAAGCCGTGGAGCACATGATGTCGAAGGCCACCCAGGTGTCGCAGAAGTGTCTCCCAAAGAGCCACGCCCCACCTGCCACTTCCGTCACCGCTTTCCAGGGCATGACCAGCAGTCCTACGCAAAGGTCAGACAAGGCCAGCGAGAGCACGAACCAGTTGGTGGCTCTGGTCCGCAAGTGGGGGAAACGGAGGACAGCCAGGCACACCACGCTGTTACCCACCAGGGTGCTGAGCACCAACAGCGACAGCAAGCATCCCGCCAACACCCTCAAGCCACTGAGTGGGCCCCGGGGCTCCCAGGCCTCCCAGCTGTGGTTGGAGGTATTCTCCATCGGGGAAGGTCTTTCTcgttctccttttcttctttggaaaaaaaaacctgtgcctCCACGAGCCCAAATTTGGTGGGGACCCGTAGGGGACCTGGGCAACGTGGACTCGCTAGCAGATCCACAAGGCCAGCATCTTCTAATCAGGATCAGGATCAGAAccacaaaattggaagggacttggataTCTTctcagagctgtgatggcgcagtggtcagagtgcagtactgcagcctacttctgctgactgccggctgcctgcaaaatTTCGGCGGTTGGAATCTCACCAgcctcaaaggttgactcagcctcccgtccttccgaggtgggtcaaatgaggacccggattattggggggcaaataggctgactctgtaaaaccgcttagagagggctgttaaaacCACctctgaagcagcatataagtctaaatgctgttgctattctAGTTCAATCCCCGCTCAAACCGTTCCAGGCAAACGCTTGTccagcttcttaaaaacctccagggaggTTTTGACTTCTGGAGGACAAGCCCTtggttaggaagcttctcctcaaTCCCAGCTTGCCTCTGTCCTTGATCAGCTTCAATCCCTTGTTTCGCctcctggtgctttgaaaaagaaGTTGATCTTAATTGtgcctcttcttggtggcagcagCTACCTCAAATCCTGGGGTAACAACTGCTCTCCTAACCACCCTTCATCATGACCACCAGCCAAGGGAGGCTTCTTTGAGGGTCTGCCTTCATCCTCGAGAGTCATCCAAAGGCCATGCAGACTGGAAGAAAGACGGGCAGAGAAGCGTCTCCTGGCTgcgttcccttcccttcccaaacTTTCCTGCCTTGAGTTCGGCTCCCAGGCGGAGGGTCTTGGAGGAAATAGCCGGCTCCTTCCCCAGCTGGAGAGCGGTCGGGGCTGGTGCCGGAGCCGCTGGGGATGCTACGAAATCCGGGCAGCTCTGTGGCTCCCTCGAGGCGGAGGCAAGCCGAGGGGATGGGGGCGAAAGAAGGAGCCAGTCCCGGGGGCGACCGATGCGCCCACGAACCAGGTTAGCGCTTTGCTGCCGGCGTCTCGCTTGGAGGGGCTTGCGGTGGAAAGAACGGGGAGATGCCTTCCCTTCGCCGGGTCTAAGAAACCCATCCAGAATAAGAAGAATATTCTCCGCTCTTTTCTATCCTGAGTATCGTGGGAGGCAGGCAGAGATTCGACAGGTGCAGCGTTCCGCTCTGGTGAGTAGGAAGGGGAGTGGGGGGGGCGACAAGCTCGCTGCCttaatgcaggggtctccaaccttggccactttaagcctggaggacttcaagtcccagaattccctagccagctttgctttctgggagttgaagtcctccaggattaaaattggctggagaattctggatgttgaagtcccccaggcttaaagttggctggagaattttgggagctgAGGTCCTCCAGGattaaagttggctggggaattctgggagttgaagtcctcctggattaaaattggctggggaattctgggagttgaagtctgccaggcttaaaattggctggggaattctggaagttgaagtcctccaggattaaagttggctggggaattctgggagttgaagtccgtcaggcttaaagttggctggggaattttgggagctgaGGTCCTCCAGGATTAAagtcggctggggaattctgggagctgaagtccgtcAGGCTTAaagttggctagggaattctgggagttgaagtctgccaggattaaaattggctggggaattctgggagctgaagtcctccagGATtaaaattggctggggaattctgggagctgaagtctgccaggcttaaaattggctggggaattctggaaattgaagtcctccaggcttaaagttggctggggaattctgggagttgaagtctgccaggcttaaaattGGCTGgcgaattctggaagttgaagtctgccaggattaaaattggctggagaattctgggagttgaagtctgccaggcttaaaattggctggggaattctgggagttgaagtcctccaggattaacgttggctggggaattctgggagctgaagtccgtcAGGCTtaaaattggctggggaattctgggagttgaagtcctccaggattaaaattggctggggaattctggaaattgaagtcctccaggcttaaagttggctggggaattctgggagttcaagtcatCCAGGgttaaagttggctggggaattctgggagttgaagtctgccaggattaaagttggctggggaattctgggagctgaagtcctccaggattaaagttggctggggaattctgggagttgaagtctgccaggcttaaaattggctggggaattctggaagttgaagtcctccaggcttaacgttggctggggaattctgggagttgaagtctgccaggcttaacgttggctggggaattctggaaattgaagtcctccaggcttaaagttggctggggaatcctgggagctgaagtctgccaggcttaaaattggctggggaattctgggagttgaagtcctccaggtttaaagttggctggggaattctgggagctgaagtcctccagGATtaaaattggctggggaattctgggagctgaagtcctccaggcttaacgttggctggggaattctgggagttgaagtctgccaggcttaaaattggctggggaattatggaaattgaagtcctccaggcttaaaattggctggggaattctgggagttgaagtcctccaggcttaaagttggctggggaattctgggagttgaagtcccccaggcttaacgttggctggggaattctgggagttgaagtctgccaggcttaacgttggctggggaattctggaaattgaagtcctccaggcttaaagttggctggggaatcctgggagctgaagtctgccaggcttaaaattggctggggaattctgggagttgaagtcctccaggtttaaagttggctggggaattctgggagctgaagtcctccagGATtaaaattggctggggaattctgggagctgaagtcctccaggcttaacgttggctggggaattctgggagttgaagtctgccaggcttaaaattggctggggaattatggaaattgaagtcctccaggcttaaaattggctggggaattctggaaattgaagtcctccaggcttaaagttggctggggaattctgggagttgaagtcctccaggcttaaagttgcctaggttggagacccctggaatgCACAATTGTAATaccttacatttatttatttatttttaaaaaacctactgGATTGAAATGTCAACTGATGCCAAATgggtcaatggaagtttaacccTGTGAGGAAAGGGCAAAACCAGTTTAGGGGCCCTTATCCAGTCCAAGCCAGCAATTCCCTTCAACGGGATAATAATGACAGAATtaaaacagaagaacagagttggaagggacctcagaggtcttctagtccaacccctggctcaaGCAAGGAGACCCTGTACTATTTTCGAACAAACAGTTGTCcagtccagtggtgaaattcatttttttttactagcggttctgtgggtgtggcttggtgggcgtggcaggaggaTATGACAAGATCTGCATTCCCTCCcggctctggggccagccagaggtgatctttgctggttctctgtggcgcagtggttaaatgcagcactgcaggctacttcagctgactgcagttctgcagttcggcggttcaaatctcaccggctcagggttgactcagccttccatccttccgaggtgggtaaaatgaggacccagattgttgttgggggcgatatgctgactctgtaaaccacttagagagggctgaaagccctatgaagtggtatataagtctaactgctattgctactcaaaatttccactaccggttctccagaacctgtcagaacctgctggatttcacccctggtccagtcccttcttaagtGGCAGAAGTTCAATGTGCAATGTTCAATGTTACCTGTCTTGATTGTCAAGAAGGGAGATAAACCACCGATCTCGGGGAAAGACCGAAAAGCGAGTCAATCTGACCCTCCCTCCTTCGCACAAAAGCACCCAGTTTTTCGGTGGATCTTATCGTAGCCCTGAAATCACCCTGAGGGTTTTTTAATCTGTGCTATTGTGGGTTTTGAAAGGAGAGACAGCAGTTAATCTGATTAGAAAAATGGTTTCCTGAATGGTGGTTAGCCATATTCCGCTCAATGGTTCGTTTGTCTTGCGATTCGGAGACTTTATTGCTCCCATCTCTCAGGAGAAAATTATACCAGCCTGACATTTGCTTCCTTGATTGGCCGTCTCTATCCTGATTTTGTTACTCCTGGTCCCTGCAAGTTAATAGATGACAGAGCTAAACACATTTTACATCCCCTGAAATGGGGCCGGCATGTGAAAATGCTCCTTTAAAACCAGAATAGCTAAGAGTCTCACTTCTGGATTAGACATCAAATGAAAACACTACAATTCATGTTTAGCATCATTTGCATCTTTCAAaaattgtgtatatatatatatatatatatatatatatatatatatatatatatatatatatatatatatatatatatatatatatataaatacggagcagaaaatacataaatatataaatagatatttaTTTGCAGGAATTAGATATGTCTACTGTAAAAaagaaagggatgtggtggctcagtggctaagacactgaatttAAGAGCCGagagtggcgcagtgggtagagtgcagtactgcaggccacttcagctgactgttatctgcagttcggtggttctaatctcaccggctcaaagttgactcagccttccatccttccgaggtgggtgaaatgaggacccagactgtgggggcaatatgctgactctgtaaactgcttagagagggctgaaagccctatgaagctgtatataagtctaactactattgctattgctattgctactctaacttttgcttttgatGGTTTCCCCTGGCTTTCCCAAGCGGCCTATCACTTATCACTATCTTTAGGGTATTTCAAACAATTTGGCTTTGAATTTCTCCATTACTAATGCAGTAAACATTACAGGCTACAGCTGTTGGATTTATCTGTTTTAGAGCACCCCCCTTTTTGCTGAACTCACAGATGCTTGCCATCTTCACCCTTTTTAATGTTAGAGCTGTGAAAATTATATGTTGTTCTGTGAAAGCTCTTGGCTCTAAATGAAGAAACCAGCTGGCATCCAGGTTGGTAAtaacatgtttattttattttttattttttttaaaagtactccGCGTTGAATTTTTAACGTTGAAAATCTAAGCAATCATTTAAAATGCCAAATAAGATTTGCAAAGGACAACTTCCTTTTGGGCTTCTAAGGACACCAAACAATTTGCCTATTTAAAAATGAGCCCCATTTTGTTCAATAATTGGAGAAACCCTTCAAGgcaatcctttcttttctttcttcatgtGGTTTATATTCCTTTGTTGTATCCAGGCAAGAATGAGCAGAATCCCAAAAATGATAATATAAGCTAACTTTAATGCTTAAACCAATGAACAATGAAATGCAGGGAAACAAAATACATCTTTACATGTTTTTCTTAAGACTTGGTTTTGATGGactcagtctcccggtgacaggaaaccagttgtgaagttgtaaaactcagttgttacagatgtagctaatgatttaactccgaggctcccctcctcccaattgaatggcagttcacttttagggatctgacaccttccttcctctcctttttccctccctccctatttccctccctttctttcttcctctttctttctcccttctttctctctctctccctctttctctctttctcctttctttctttctttctttctttctttctcagcacccccacccccatttttggcctaggagGCCTCAGGGAAggctgctgggagcaaaaatggacccaCTCACCCCATCCCCACGCTTCCGGAGAATCtgtaggtgcgaactgataggaacccacctctggctcaacTGTACTACATTTAATTTGGTATATCTAATAAGTTAACTTAAGATTATGGAAATAGCACATTTATTCATTAATACACTGATTAAGTAGACAACAGTCTTTACTGAAACatattaaatcaggggtctccaatcctTAGTCTGTGGATTGGCACTGGGACATGGCATGGCAAAAACTGGGTGATGGAAATCGTGCAAACAAGTGATGTTCCATCCGCGGGATGCAGACAGCATGTGAAACTAAGGTCCTTTCAGGCAGCAGAAAAACCTTTTTCCATGGAGCCGGTCCCAGGTACACAAAATATTGGGGGGCCACTATGTTAAACCACTGAATGTGAGGAAACTGCCTGGAGATATCCAacagatttatttctttattttgtcgtgtttatgtttatattagaggtggagaccctttgagaactgtatgcaatgtaatttcattttaatgtatgtcgaTTAACGTACATTCAAGGGACAATAAAGTTAatcaattctattctgttctgttctattctaaatttccattccattcctttcattccattccattccattccattccattccattccattccattccattctattctattccattccattccattccattctattctattctattctaggtaTGGGAAAAATTTAGTCTTCCGAAGGTTTTAAAGAAACAACTCCATTCTGTACTTAAGAATATATCTTGGCAAAAATAATTATTCTACCTACACATAAAAAAATTAACACTGCAGATGTTAAGAAATGGCTTTAAAAGATGTGTTCCTTATGGTTTATAAAACAGCTTTATTTTGTACGAATAAGAAAATAGAACAAAAGTTTCTTACGGTCTAGATTTCAAAGGATTGGCTTAGTTTGATATTAATAGTATGTGGATTTTGTTAGTTTTAGTACATTATGCATTAATTACACTTCTGATCTTCAGCGCTCGATTATAATTACTgtctttattgtttattatatttgATTCTCACCATGTtgccataaaataattttaaaaaatttaaaacgcAGCAGCCCCTTTATCCTATAGGCCTGCCATTAGAAAACCACACTTTGTTCATCCCCACTGTAAATGAGATGCTAGATTAGTTGGTAATTGAAATATTGGAGCAGTATGGCTGAGCAATACGTATAGCTATATACTGTATGTTCAGGTTGCTGACTCAAtcacatttaaatatatataacccAAAAATGGGGGAATTGTGGGACGCCTCTGCTCCTTTCTAGAGAATGAAACATCTTGGGAAATATTAAGAGGTAGAATATTTTATTATCCCaaaaggagaaatagagaaaaatcTCAACAAGGGCAGCAAACAACTctggtcttactttctttttttttaattgaaaattttaaaaaaggcttttacaaatatttacctcctctcccccaccctcccgcccgaacccaaccccccccccaaccttcccccccccccccgacttcccagaacaaataccgggtataaatctttaacaaagatgttctaaaataaacttaaagaaagttagtatcatctttcatttgagctttaactccttttttgttaggctaactctaaacagattatatcattccttgcttcttcagtcataaactatctggaatttcttagtcctgtatttattttgaatatagtcaatccatcttctccactccagtttatatttctcatctgagtggtctTTGAGActtgctgatattttagccatctctgctaagtttgttacttttaatgtccattcttggatagtaggcaaatcttccttcttccagtattgcaccaccaacagtcttgctgccgttattaagtacaaaatcaagttagtctctagaACAATACAATCAGTAGTtgtacctaacaggaataactgaggtgtaaactttatcctctttttaaaaatattttgcataatccaccatatttttatccaaaatgctttagccTTTATGGCaatatgtagcatcagcacaatcacatctccagcatttaggttgtaaattcggatacataccgGCCAgttttttttaggatctaaatgccatctataaaacatcttataaaagttctctctcaaatgTGGGGCTTGTGTgagttttacatttcttacccatatcttttcccatgtatcccaACATTATTGTCATAGCTTTTATCATTGATGTATCATTGTGTTTTCTCTCCACCCCAACTCTCTCCAGCCCTGGGAATTCTCATGCCCTGTTCACACTAAAAACTGTGTGTATGATCCAAGTGGCATGTAATGTgactttaacctttttacaagtccatccACCTGTGGAAAGACTTGAGTGCTTCAGATGCCTTTCTGTGACAACTGGCCAAAACTACAGGCATGCCAGTGTGATAAAGAGACCCTCGTTAATTGAGGCGTCCTGATATTTTTAATTGGGCCCTCAAGCAGTGTGCTTATTCTACGAAGTTCAGATgttctcctcccctctttcttgcCATCAGAATCAAACATGATATCAAAGAATTCCATGGagttggaaggagaaggaggagaaatcgccaaacatttttaaaattgctcAAGG from Thamnophis elegans isolate rThaEle1 chromosome 15, rThaEle1.pri, whole genome shotgun sequence includes the following:
- the LOC116518360 gene encoding D(1) dopamine receptor-like, with protein sequence MENTSNHSWEAWEPRGPLSGLRVLAGCLLSLLVLSTLVGNSVVCLAVLRFPHLRTRATNWFVLSLALSDLCVGLLVMPWKAVTEVAGGAWLFGRHFCDTWVAFDIMCSTASILHLCIISLDRYWAIANPFCYERRMTQSLAFAMIMLAWALSVLISFIPVHLHWHSAQVTHDLLPYHCDTRLNGTYAIASSLVSFYIPVSVMIGMYAQIFRIAKAQIRRISSLERAGGLGLVKGKETVSSLRSSLCKETKLLQTLTIILGVFVCCWLPFFLLNCLLPFCDTRTTDRGPEQLICVNPFIFNFFMWLGWANSTINPVIYAFNVDFQRAFRSLLGGHHLPCCVPSPSATQRVHLSGELTSYPHRKDEDSPLSLPAHAIVAWNEPLPSTASIQEERYGRLISEKEMLPSSPGAYRSSSNMPVLLPFQCESELILETDILHDGT